A single region of the Pontimicrobium sp. SW4 genome encodes:
- the nrfD gene encoding NrfD/PsrC family molybdoenzyme membrane anchor subunit — protein MKYGFIIDNRRCIGCHACTTACKSEHDVAVGVNRTYVKQVEKGEFPNTRRIFSVMRCNHCTDAPCVEICPVEALFIREDGIVDFDNNRCIGCKSCMQACPYDALYIDPETHTAAKCNYCAHRVDVGREPACVSVCPEHAIIAGDMHNPNTEISQLLARQAVKVRKPEKGTNPNLFYIDGDESSLNPEATAKSGPGLWNSQARGVGHFAKAAEKMLHTNDDVDLLQMSIDNEIQAAYQRKDSENPNYIDVLTGKARRVYDTPDKGILWGWEVSAYVFTKAIAAGAFLIPFLAILLGYEISDTAKLWSAGISLVGLALTGLFLVMDLDRPDRFLNVLLRPQWNSWLVKGGYTITIFGLLVTLWGANTWFNLGISEMPLLWVTAIFAVLLAIYTAFLFAQAKGRDFWQSPTLPLHMLVHSVMAGVAIFVLASLIFGKEGWMSILKMTLIVALAVNLFSMITELTITHPSTAAHTVVEMITKGRYKKLFWIGVVLIGNVIPLALLVFAPSGTILTVSAILVLIGIYVTEKIWVEAPQRVPLA, from the coding sequence ATGAAGTACGGCTTTATTATTGATAACCGAAGATGTATTGGTTGTCATGCCTGTACCACTGCTTGTAAATCAGAACACGATGTTGCAGTAGGAGTTAACAGAACGTATGTTAAACAGGTTGAAAAAGGAGAATTCCCTAATACTCGCCGAATTTTTTCCGTAATGCGTTGCAACCATTGTACAGATGCTCCTTGTGTGGAGATTTGTCCAGTCGAAGCATTGTTTATTCGAGAAGATGGTATTGTAGATTTTGATAATAACAGATGTATTGGATGCAAGTCTTGCATGCAAGCATGTCCTTACGATGCATTATATATTGATCCCGAAACGCATACTGCAGCCAAATGTAATTATTGTGCGCATAGGGTAGATGTAGGAAGGGAACCAGCATGTGTTTCTGTTTGCCCAGAACATGCTATTATTGCTGGAGATATGCACAATCCTAATACAGAAATCTCTCAACTTTTAGCAAGACAAGCTGTAAAAGTACGTAAACCTGAAAAAGGAACAAACCCTAATCTGTTCTATATAGATGGAGACGAATCATCGCTAAATCCCGAAGCAACGGCTAAATCTGGTCCTGGTTTATGGAACTCGCAAGCACGTGGTGTTGGTCATTTTGCTAAAGCTGCCGAAAAAATGTTGCATACCAATGATGATGTCGATTTGTTGCAAATGAGTATTGATAATGAAATACAAGCGGCTTATCAAAGAAAAGATTCAGAAAACCCTAACTATATTGATGTGTTAACTGGAAAAGCAAGACGTGTTTATGACACACCTGATAAAGGAATTCTTTGGGGTTGGGAAGTATCAGCTTACGTGTTTACAAAAGCCATTGCTGCGGGTGCATTCCTAATTCCATTTCTAGCAATTCTTTTAGGATATGAAATTTCTGATACTGCTAAATTGTGGTCAGCCGGAATCTCATTAGTTGGTTTAGCCTTAACAGGGCTATTCTTGGTAATGGATTTGGATAGACCAGACAGATTCCTAAATGTATTATTGCGTCCACAATGGAATTCATGGTTAGTAAAAGGCGGCTATACCATTACAATATTTGGATTATTAGTAACCCTTTGGGGAGCAAATACTTGGTTTAATTTAGGTATTTCTGAAATGCCATTATTATGGGTAACCGCAATATTTGCAGTTCTATTAGCTATCTATACGGCGTTCTTATTTGCTCAAGCAAAAGGACGTGATTTCTGGCAAAGTCCAACGTTGCCATTACACATGTTAGTTCATAGTGTTATGGCTGGTGTTGCCATTTTTGTATTAGCTTCTTTAATTTTTGGAAAAGAAGGTTGGATGTCTATCTTAAAAATGACATTGATAGTTGCCTTAGCTGTAAATTTATTCTCGATGATAACCGAATTAACTATTACACATCCAAGCACAGCAGCTCATACTGTTGTAGAAATGATTACAAAAGGAAGATATAAAAAATTATTCTGGATTGGCGTAGTACTAATTGGAAATGTAATTCCATTAGCTCTATTAGTGTTTGCACCTAGTGGAACTATATTAACTGTTTCAGCAATTCTCGTATTGATAGGAATTTATGTAACAGAAAAAATTTGGGTAGAAGCGCCACAGCGAGTTCCGTTAGCTTAA
- a CDS encoding solute carrier family 26 protein, with amino-acid sequence MNLKSILPILDWLPGYKKEWLKGDISAGLTVGVMLVPQGVAYAMIAGLPPIYGLYTALIPQIVYAVFGTSRQLSVGPVAMDSLIVASGVVALAEIGTQHFIEFAILLAFMMGVLQFIFGVFRLGFLVNFLSKPVISGFTSAAALIIGINQFKHLFGIDVERSNKIQLLLKDTYEHIHESNLITTVIGILSIIILVFLKKEFKKIPGALVVVVLGIIAVKIFNLDQLGVQIVGSVPEGLPSFRIPYFSKDIIIKLAPVALTLSFIGFLEAVSVARAIETKHTDYKVVPNQELIALGLSNVVGSFFQTYPSTGGFSRTAVNNQANAKTQLASLISAIVVGLTLLFLTPVFYYLPKAVLAGIIIVAVFGLLDFRIPRQLLAYARKDLVILNITLIITAMVGITEGIISGVILSLGMLIYKTTKPHIAILGNVPNTHFYRNRKRFKDVIINENILIVRFDAQLYFANTSYFKDKLQEFSEFKGDKLKFLIIDGESLNSLDSSAIFALNEIYSYFKDREVQIAFTGLKGPVRDKMVKSKLMNKIGDEFFFMSIQEAVDFYEAGFKKQNKFEKYTNQANK; translated from the coding sequence ATGAATTTAAAATCTATTCTACCAATTTTAGATTGGTTACCTGGCTATAAAAAAGAGTGGTTAAAAGGAGATATTAGTGCAGGATTAACAGTAGGAGTTATGTTAGTTCCTCAAGGTGTAGCCTATGCTATGATTGCTGGTTTGCCACCTATTTATGGTTTGTATACAGCATTAATACCTCAAATTGTTTATGCTGTTTTTGGAACATCTAGACAACTATCTGTTGGGCCAGTGGCTATGGACTCTTTAATTGTAGCTTCAGGTGTAGTTGCTTTAGCAGAAATAGGCACACAACACTTTATTGAATTTGCAATATTGTTAGCTTTTATGATGGGAGTATTGCAATTTATTTTTGGAGTTTTTAGATTAGGATTTCTAGTTAATTTTCTTTCTAAACCAGTAATTAGTGGTTTTACTTCAGCAGCAGCATTAATTATAGGAATAAACCAATTTAAGCACTTATTTGGTATAGATGTCGAAAGAAGTAATAAAATTCAACTGTTACTAAAAGACACGTATGAACATATACATGAAAGTAATCTCATTACAACGGTAATTGGAATTTTATCGATTATTATTTTAGTTTTTTTAAAGAAAGAATTCAAGAAAATACCTGGAGCTTTAGTAGTTGTAGTTCTTGGAATAATTGCAGTCAAAATATTTAATTTAGATCAATTAGGAGTGCAAATTGTAGGTAGTGTACCTGAAGGGTTACCGAGCTTTAGAATACCATATTTTAGCAAAGATATCATCATAAAGTTAGCTCCAGTTGCACTTACATTATCTTTTATTGGCTTTCTAGAAGCAGTTTCTGTTGCTAGAGCTATTGAGACGAAACATACAGATTATAAAGTAGTTCCAAATCAAGAGTTAATAGCTTTAGGTTTGTCTAATGTTGTTGGTTCATTTTTTCAAACATATCCTTCTACAGGTGGGTTTTCAAGAACAGCAGTAAATAATCAAGCAAATGCTAAAACACAATTGGCATCATTAATATCTGCTATTGTAGTAGGTTTAACATTACTTTTTTTAACGCCTGTATTTTATTATTTGCCAAAAGCTGTTTTAGCTGGAATTATTATTGTAGCTGTATTTGGACTGTTAGATTTTAGAATACCACGACAATTATTAGCCTATGCTAGAAAGGATTTAGTGATACTAAACATTACATTAATAATTACTGCTATGGTTGGTATTACTGAGGGTATTATTAGTGGTGTGATTTTGTCGTTAGGAATGCTCATTTATAAAACAACAAAGCCGCATATAGCGATTTTAGGTAACGTGCCCAACACTCACTTTTATCGTAATAGAAAGAGATTCAAAGATGTTATTATAAACGAAAACATATTAATTGTGCGCTTTGATGCGCAATTATATTTTGCAAACACTTCTTATTTTAAAGATAAACTACAAGAGTTTAGTGAGTTTAAAGGAGATAAGTTGAAGTTTTTAATCATAGATGGCGAAAGCTTAAACAGTTTAGATAGTAGTGCTATTTTTGCTTTAAATGAAATTTATTCATATTTTAAAGATAGAGAAGTACAAATAGCATTTACAGGCTTAAAAGGGCCAGTAAGAGACAAAATGGTAAAATCTAAGCTTATGAATAAAATAGGAGATGAATTTTTCTTTATGAGTATTCAAGAAGCAGTTGATTTTTATGAAGCTGGATTTAAAAAGCAAAATAAATTTGAAAAATACACTAATCAAGCAAATAAGTAG
- a CDS encoding SulP family inorganic anion transporter: MLKKVFPFLTWLPLAKDNIKDDVIAGITGTIIVIPQAVAFAMIAGLPPIYGFYTAMLTPIIAALFGSSYHLVSGPTTTSSIVLYAIVSKFITPNSDIEAFISLAILLSFMAGFLKLLMGLFKMGKLVNFVSNSVIIGFSAGAGILIAFKQLKHIFGLDIPQGSSFYSISKYLVNHVPEINWYAFLVAISTLLIAIIIRKVKIISKLSMLIAMVLGSFIALYFGSVHGIELVGEVPSNLPPFNLPDFDLGSMKMLSSGALILAILGLVEAAAISRSIALQTHQRLNINQEFVSQGISNTISSFFSCYTSSASFTRSSVNFQTGAKTPMSAIISAIGLMIVVLLFAHYASFLPKAAMGGIILLVGYSLIDFKHIKVVYKASGRELIVLLITLLGTLFFDLEFALLSGILASFFFYMEKTSKPNIAILGVDKNKRLINIIRDDETRECSNLKIVRIDGSLYFGSIEKISNYFSKLYEDNKVKHILIAADGINFIDLAAAEWLTNEIKKWQKNRGGIYFAGLKLVSQDILQKGGFVDKIGSNIFFKEKKDAIREIHKKIKEPCLDKVFDECKTI; this comes from the coding sequence ATGCTAAAGAAAGTTTTTCCTTTTCTTACTTGGTTACCATTAGCAAAAGACAACATTAAAGATGATGTTATTGCTGGAATTACTGGAACTATAATTGTAATTCCTCAAGCAGTTGCATTTGCAATGATTGCAGGGTTACCGCCAATTTATGGTTTTTATACTGCAATGCTTACACCAATAATTGCTGCATTATTTGGGTCGTCGTATCATTTGGTTTCTGGACCAACAACTACCAGTTCAATTGTGCTTTATGCCATTGTTAGTAAATTTATAACACCAAATTCAGATATAGAAGCTTTTATTTCCTTAGCCATTTTGTTGTCTTTTATGGCTGGATTTTTAAAACTGTTAATGGGTTTATTTAAAATGGGTAAACTAGTTAACTTTGTTTCTAATTCAGTAATTATTGGATTTTCAGCTGGAGCAGGTATTTTAATAGCCTTTAAGCAGTTAAAACATATTTTTGGATTAGATATTCCTCAAGGTAGTTCCTTTTATTCTATTAGTAAGTATTTAGTCAATCACGTTCCTGAAATTAATTGGTATGCTTTTTTAGTAGCAATTAGTACACTATTAATAGCAATTATTATTAGAAAAGTGAAAATAATATCTAAACTCTCCATGCTTATTGCGATGGTTTTAGGTAGTTTTATAGCGCTTTATTTTGGAAGTGTGCATGGCATAGAATTAGTTGGAGAAGTCCCATCGAATTTACCACCATTTAATCTACCTGATTTTGATTTAGGTAGTATGAAAATGCTAAGCTCTGGAGCTTTAATTTTAGCAATTCTTGGATTAGTTGAGGCAGCAGCTATTTCTAGGTCAATAGCACTACAGACACACCAAAGATTAAATATTAATCAAGAATTTGTATCACAAGGTATATCAAATACAATTTCTAGTTTTTTCTCTTGTTATACAAGTTCCGCATCGTTTACGCGCTCTAGTGTCAATTTTCAAACTGGAGCAAAAACACCTATGTCAGCTATTATTTCAGCAATAGGATTAATGATAGTAGTTTTACTATTTGCTCATTACGCTTCGTTTTTGCCAAAAGCTGCTATGGGAGGGATTATACTGTTAGTTGGCTATAGTTTAATAGACTTCAAACACATAAAAGTGGTTTATAAGGCTAGTGGAAGAGAATTAATAGTACTACTTATTACTTTATTAGGAACACTCTTTTTTGATTTAGAATTTGCACTACTTTCAGGAATTTTAGCTTCATTTTTCTTTTATATGGAAAAAACGTCTAAACCAAATATTGCAATTTTAGGAGTAGATAAAAACAAGCGTCTTATTAATATAATTAGAGATGATGAGACTAGAGAATGTTCAAATCTAAAAATTGTTCGAATAGATGGCTCCTTATACTTTGGATCTATAGAAAAAATATCTAATTATTTTTCAAAATTATATGAGGATAATAAAGTAAAACATATTCTAATTGCTGCTGATGGGATTAATTTTATTGACTTAGCTGCTGCCGAATGGTTGACAAATGAAATCAAGAAATGGCAAAAAAATAGAGGAGGGATTTATTTTGCAGGATTAAAATTAGTTAGCCAAGATATTTTACAAAAAGGGGGGTTTGTAGACAAAATAGGAAGCAATATATTCTTCAAAGAAAAGAAAGATGCTATTCGTGAAATTCATAAAAAAATTAAAGAACCTTGTCTTGATAAAGTATTTGATGAATGCAAAACAATTTGA
- a CDS encoding molybdopterin-dependent oxidoreductase, protein MGYKKPSFIENIAEKLGIIPNLHKENYQEFQDDMRHFSDEKVAQMYENFPPPKKWDNWVEYNPKVWPKKDKKTYQIVPTTCFNCESACGLTAFIDKETQEVKKFEGNPHHPGSRGRNCAKGPATINQITDPDRILFPLKRKGKRGEGEWERVSWNEVLDTIADRIRKAIKEDRHNEIAYHVGRPGHEKFMNWILQGWGIDGHNSHTNICSSGARFGYNLWYGYDRPSPDHANAKFILLVSAHLESGHYFNPHAQRIIEGKMKGAKLATMDPRLSNTASMSDYWLPSYPGTEAAVLLAMALIILEEDLYNREYLENWTNWKEYLKARHSDKDVTFENYIVAMIDEYKEFTPEFAEKESGVKADMIVEIAHKIGEAGERFASHNWRAAGASNLGGWCVSRALHFLTVLTGAVGAKGGTSPNSWNKFKPTQPNPPAPQKKWNELHFPKEYPLAFFEMSQLLPHFLKEGRGKMDVYFSRVFNPVWTYPDGFTWMETLADESKFGIHAALTPTWNETAFYADFVLPMGLASERHDLNSYATHGGTWVAFRQPVLREAARRNGKSVEFTYQANPGEVWEEDEFWIELSWRIDPDGSMGIRKTFESPYRLGEKITIDEYYQYIFERVNGLPEAAKADGFTGQFAELEYMKKYGAFAIEEGESYKVNENELSEEQLKGSIVDPVTDVITKDGKPIGVMVNGKACVGFPTPSRKNEFYSQTMVDWKWPEYATPTYIKSHIHNDVLDKSKGEYVLVPTFRLPTLIHTRSGNAKWLIEISNRNPIWMHPDDAKKWGFKTGDLVKLNTDIGYFIDKVWVTQSMKPGVVACSHHIGRWRRPQDKIGNRWATNTVNIENDGKGGWKMNTISGVKPFESHDSDSKRIFWKDGGVHQNITHAVHPDPISGMHCWHQRVRIEVPRKDEKYGDIYVDTNKSHEIYKEWLAMTRPAPGPNGERRPLWFNRAFTPDKSEGGCYYIPKKEK, encoded by the coding sequence ATGGGATATAAAAAGCCATCATTTATAGAAAACATAGCAGAAAAACTAGGAATTATTCCAAACCTACATAAGGAGAACTATCAAGAGTTTCAAGATGATATGCGCCATTTTAGTGACGAAAAAGTAGCTCAAATGTATGAGAATTTTCCGCCACCCAAAAAATGGGACAATTGGGTAGAATATAACCCTAAAGTGTGGCCTAAAAAAGATAAAAAAACCTATCAAATAGTGCCAACGACTTGTTTTAATTGCGAAAGTGCTTGTGGTTTAACCGCCTTTATTGATAAGGAAACACAAGAAGTTAAAAAATTTGAAGGCAATCCGCATCATCCAGGAAGTAGAGGAAGAAACTGTGCCAAAGGACCTGCAACAATAAATCAAATAACAGATCCGGACAGAATATTATTCCCTCTTAAACGAAAAGGAAAAAGAGGAGAAGGAGAATGGGAGCGTGTTTCTTGGAATGAGGTTCTAGATACTATTGCTGATCGTATTAGAAAAGCAATAAAAGAAGATCGACATAACGAAATTGCCTATCACGTTGGCAGACCTGGACATGAAAAATTCATGAACTGGATACTTCAAGGTTGGGGAATTGATGGACATAATTCGCATACTAATATTTGCTCTTCTGGAGCGCGTTTTGGTTATAATTTATGGTATGGTTACGACAGACCATCACCAGATCACGCCAATGCTAAATTCATTTTACTGGTCTCTGCGCATTTAGAGTCAGGACATTACTTCAATCCACATGCGCAACGTATCATTGAAGGTAAAATGAAAGGGGCAAAATTGGCCACAATGGATCCACGTTTATCAAATACAGCGTCTATGTCAGACTATTGGTTACCATCGTATCCTGGTACTGAAGCGGCTGTGTTGTTGGCTATGGCTTTAATTATTCTTGAAGAAGACCTATATAACAGAGAGTATCTTGAGAATTGGACAAATTGGAAAGAGTACCTTAAAGCAAGACATTCAGACAAAGATGTCACTTTCGAGAATTATATAGTTGCAATGATTGATGAATATAAAGAGTTTACACCTGAATTTGCAGAAAAAGAATCAGGAGTAAAAGCAGATATGATAGTTGAGATTGCTCATAAAATTGGCGAAGCTGGAGAACGTTTTGCATCTCATAACTGGAGAGCAGCAGGTGCATCAAACCTAGGTGGTTGGTGTGTTTCCAGAGCGTTACACTTCTTAACTGTTTTAACTGGAGCAGTTGGTGCTAAAGGAGGAACATCACCAAATTCATGGAATAAATTTAAACCAACACAACCAAACCCTCCAGCACCTCAAAAGAAATGGAACGAATTACATTTTCCTAAAGAATATCCTTTAGCATTTTTTGAAATGAGTCAATTGTTACCACATTTCTTAAAAGAAGGACGAGGTAAAATGGATGTATATTTTTCAAGAGTGTTTAATCCAGTTTGGACTTACCCAGATGGCTTTACTTGGATGGAAACACTTGCCGATGAATCTAAATTCGGAATACATGCAGCCTTAACACCAACTTGGAATGAAACTGCTTTTTATGCCGATTTTGTGTTGCCAATGGGATTAGCTTCAGAGAGGCATGACTTAAACAGTTACGCCACGCATGGTGGAACTTGGGTGGCTTTCCGTCAACCAGTATTAAGGGAAGCGGCTCGAAGAAATGGAAAATCTGTTGAATTTACATATCAAGCAAATCCTGGAGAAGTTTGGGAAGAAGATGAATTCTGGATTGAATTATCATGGCGTATAGATCCTGATGGAAGTATGGGAATTAGAAAAACCTTTGAATCGCCTTATAGACTAGGAGAAAAGATTACAATTGACGAATATTACCAATATATTTTCGAACGTGTAAATGGTTTGCCTGAGGCAGCAAAAGCAGATGGATTTACTGGACAATTTGCTGAATTGGAATACATGAAAAAATATGGTGCTTTTGCTATTGAAGAAGGGGAATCATACAAAGTCAATGAAAATGAGCTCTCAGAAGAGCAATTAAAAGGCTCAATTGTAGACCCAGTAACTGATGTAATTACCAAAGACGGTAAGCCAATTGGAGTCATGGTGAATGGAAAAGCTTGTGTAGGTTTTCCAACACCGTCACGTAAAAACGAATTCTACTCGCAAACAATGGTTGATTGGAAATGGCCAGAATATGCAACTCCTACTTATATAAAGAGTCATATTCATAATGACGTATTAGACAAATCTAAAGGTGAATATGTTTTAGTGCCAACGTTTAGGTTACCAACCTTAATTCATACACGCTCTGGTAATGCAAAATGGTTGATAGAGATTTCCAATAGAAACCCAATTTGGATGCATCCAGACGACGCTAAAAAATGGGGATTCAAAACAGGTGATTTAGTTAAATTGAATACTGATATTGGTTATTTTATTGATAAGGTTTGGGTAACCCAATCTATGAAACCTGGAGTTGTAGCTTGTTCGCATCATATAGGTCGCTGGAGAAGACCACAAGACAAAATTGGAAACCGTTGGGCAACTAATACGGTTAATATTGAAAATGATGGAAAAGGTGGTTGGAAAATGAATACGATTTCTGGAGTAAAACCTTTTGAATCTCATGATAGTGATTCAAAGCGTATTTTCTGGAAAGATGGAGGTGTGCATCAAAATATTACACATGCTGTGCATCCAGATCCAATTAGCGGAATGCATTGTTGGCATCAACGCGTTAGAATAGAAGTACCTAGGAAAGATGAAAAATATGGTGACATTTATGTAGACACGAACAAGTCGCATGAAATTTATAAAGAATGGTTAGCGATGACACGACCAGCTCCTGGACCAAATGGTGAAAGAAGACCACTTTGGTTTAATAGAGCTTTTACTCCAGACAAATCAGAAGGAGGTTGTTATTATATTCCTAAAAAAGAAAAATAA